AACTTTTCCAACTCTTATTACTTTTCCATTCGGTGAGATGCTTGTGTTTACGATGCTGTTGCCATATTTAAATCGTCCAAAGCTAGTGAAGAGAGTATGGCTATCAGCGGTGATTTCAAGCAGCTTGATTTTAAGCTGGACGGTCATGTTAAATATATGTGTTCTTGGTTTAGAGTCTATGAAAAGATCAACTTTTCCATTGTTAACAGCGGTGGGAAAGATCAATTTGCTTGAATTTATTGAAAGGATGGACGCGATTGTTGTCTTTACTTTATTGATTACCGTATTTTTTAAAGCCTCTGTTTATTTATATGGAGGGGTTATCGGAATAGCCAATTTATTCAAAGTAGAAAACTACAATCACATTCTTTTACCAATTGGAACGGTTGTCATCTTTCTATCTCTTGTAATGTCTTCAAGTTTTTCGGAACAGACAGAAGAAGGTGTTATTAATCAATATGTGGTTTTGATTTTATTCATCATGATTCCTTTTATGATGGTAGTTGTGCTAATGGTTCGTCAGTATATAAAGAGGAAAAGACATTAGATCAAGGGAAAAAGGATGAACAAATAATTAGCTCTATTAAAGAAAGGAGCCTAAAAAATGGAGAAAGCAAAAATAAGCGTTATTCAACTCTTTGCTTTAATGTTTATTTTTAACTTAGGTACTGCTTTAATTGTTAGTTATGGAATTACAGCAAAGAAAGACGCTTGGCTCTCTATTCTTTTAGGAACGGGTGGAGGAATTTTCTTATTCTTCATTTACTACCTATTATTTCGGCAATATCCTAACCTTCTCTTTACAGCATGTATCAGAAAAATCGTAGGAAAATACATTGGTTGGGGATTAGGATTGATATATTGCTTACTTTTTTTGTACATAGCAGCCAGAAACATACGTGATTTTGGTGATTTACTTCTTTCCTCAACTTTGCCAAGAACACCACTCCTAGCAATTAACCTCACCCTTGTTTTAGTGATCTGTTATATCATTCATCTAGGGATTGAAGTTATAGGGAGAACAGGAGAAGTATTTATTGTTATTTTACTTTTATTTGGAATTTTAGCAAACTTCTTTGTCCTTGTATCAGGAGATATTGATTTACAACAAGTACGGCCTTTTTTAGAACATGGTTGGAAGCCTATTCTAACGACAACGTTCTCTTTCACGATGATTTTTCCATTTGCTGAAATGTTAGTGTTTATGATGCTATTACCTTATTTAAATCGGCCCGAATTAGTAAAGAGAGTGTGGGTGCTTTCTATTATCTCAAGCGGTCTTGTTTTAAGTTGGACAGCTGTTTTGAATATGGCTGCCCTTGGTATAAATGTAATGGAAAGATCGACGTTTCCGACATTAGCTACGATTGGAAAGGTCAATTTGTTGAATTTTATTGAAAGACTAGATGCTATTGTTGTCTTTACTTTGCTGATGACGGTTTTCTTTAAAGTTTCGGTTCTTGTGTACGGTGCAATGATAGGACTTGTGGACCTATTTAAATTGGAGAGTCACAAACCCATTATTCTTCCGATAGGAATTGTAGTCATTTTTTTATCAATGACAATAGCTTCTAGTTTTTCTGAGCACATAGAAGAAGGATTGGATATGGTGCTTAAATATCTCTCCATACCGATTTTAGTCCTTCTCCCTATATTATTACTACTTATTTCTATAATACGAAATATCTTAAAGAGGAAAGCTAATTAGATTCATCTTGTTTATTTGCTCTTTTTTTGACAATAGTATAAATTTGCTGTCCAATAACAAGTAAAAAAAGTCCTGCTAGCATGACGTACTCTGCGCTGCTTATGACCCAAAAGGGGTTAAGAAGATGTAATATAGACTCAGAAAGATCAAAACCTAAGAGAAAATCCATAAATAAAAGGTTTAAAATAGATAATAGAAAAACAATAAGTGTGATTGCCAATACTTTCATCATTGTTCCCTCGTTTGCGATTAAATGGTTATAGGATATGTTACGAAGAGAGTTCCTTCCAGAATGCGATCAAGAGAGAGGTTATTATTTACATCAGTTCTTTATAGTATGAGTATGTAGTGTTTTGATATACTTCCTGAAATGATAAAGAATAAAAATTTTAATGGGAAAAAAGGCAATTTTATTTAGTATTAAAAATAACGAGCGGGGGATAGGAATAAAGAAAATATATTTAGGTTTTTGTATATAACCTTTAATAAATTTTTATCTTGAAAATCGTGTAGAGAATACATATATTTAAAATGAAGCTTGCAATAAAAGGGGGTAAACCTTTTTAAACATATATAAAAAGGAGGGAAATAAGACTGTTTGAAAATTTAATAAAGGGATGTAAGTATTTACTGCGCGGTGTTATCTTCATTTTTTATTTTCCTTTTTATATACTCTTTCAAGTAGGAAAATATATGATTGTTTTTCCTTGCCTTTGGCTTTGGCAAACGTTTCTCCAACCTGTAGGACAGTTTATTTGGATACATATTTTAAAACCGGTTTTCCTGTGGCTCATTTTATATCCATTAGAAAAGCTTTGGCAATTTCTTATTTTACCCATACTGCATTTCTTGTGGAGAAGGATGATAGTTAGTCTGTGGCAATACATGCTATATCCTTTTTTTTATTACATTTTATATCTTCCTTTTTATCTGTTTTTCATTCATATTTTGCGGCCATTTTATCGTGAAATAATGGTTCCCGTACTACGTTTTTCAAAGGTAGTTTTAAGGTGGATATGGAAAAGAATTTGTTGGGTTTGGTTATACTTAGTGTGGTTCCCTGTTCGGTGGCTATGGAATAAGCTCGTTTGGATACCGTGTAGATGGGTTTATGATGAACTTATTAAGCCTTGTATCAAGGCAATACGCCGGTTCCTTTCATAATAAGAAAAGTTATTTAAGAAGCAACAGGTTAATAAAAATACGTTTTGCTTTCATCATTAAAATTTATTTGTTCTACAATGTTTTTCTCTATTAATCTATGAGCTTTAAAAGTTCCTTTCATAAAAAAGTAGATAGAGATAGCAGTTATCAATTCATGAAAAAAGGAGTTATGGCTACAATAAGCTTATCAATATCTGCTCCTTACATAAAAAGTTCTTGTGAAAAACAAATAAGAGTATGAATCGTCTATGTAAGCAAAATAATAGTCATGAATTCAGACAAATTATATAATTTTCTTATATTTTTAGAAATAGGAAGGTTGTTTAGAAATGCAATTACAATTAAAAGACAAACTTGTATTAGTTACAGGATCAACAGCAGGAATTGGAAAGGCAACAGCAAAAGCTTTTTTAGAAGAAGGAGCTCATGTCATTGTTAATGGAAGATCGCAAGAGAAAGTAGAAGCCGTTGTGGAAGAACTATCTTCCCTTGGAGTTGTTCATGGCCTTCACGCTGATTTATCAAAAGCGGAAGAAAGTAAAGAACTTATCGAAAAAGTAAACAAAATCGGTGCGCTTGACGTACTTATCAACAATTTAGGTTTTTTTGAAGTAAAAGAGTTTGAAGATGTGACAGATGAAGAATGGGCAGAGTACTTTGAAGTAAACGTAATGAGCGCTATTCGTCTTTGTCGTGCTTTTTTACCTGGAATGTTAGAGCGAAACAGCGGACGTATTTTGAATCTTTCAAGTGAAGCGGGAGTCAAACCTCTTCCACAAATGATTCCATATTCTTTAACAAAAACAGCATTAATTAGCTTATCAAGAGGATTAGCTGAACGAACAAAGGGAACGAATGTTACCGTTAATTCTGTGCTTCCTGGTCCAACATGGACAGAAGGTGTTGCAAACTATATGAAGGGAGCGGCAGAAGCTGCCAGACAAGACCTTGATACATTTGTAAAAGATTATTTTAAAGTCAATGAACCAACATCTCTTACACAGCGCTATGCAACCCCAGAAGAAGTGGCAAGTGTCATTGTGTTCCTCTCTTCAGAAAAAGCAGCGGCTATTAACGGCGCGGCACAGAGAGTTGAAGGCGGGATTATTCGTTCGTTATAGGGAGAGAAACAGTGAGGTATTATGTGTTGGAAGAAGATGAATTTGATTCTCCTTCATCTGAAGAAATGATTTATGTGTTTGAGCACGAAAGAAAAAACACATGGGGAGAGATTCAATCTCTAGAAGATTTTACGGCAAAGTGCTTGTTTATTGAATTAAGAAATCATTATATATATCAAAAAGAAGCTGTAGAAGATATGAATGTATTTGAACTAGAAGGAAAGCTGAGAGAAGAATTATCATTACAAGAAGTCACCTACAATGAGTGGTTACAATTAAAAGAGAATTTTTCAGAACGAATCAAACCGTTTGTTTTTCCAGATAATATCGTAAGAGATGCTTATGCATATGAACCAGATTGGAATGATTGTTTCTTTGTAGGGGAAACAGAGGAAAAGTACTTTGGGCTATATTGGTGTACAACGGCTTAAATCATAAAAACAATACCCTATATTAGGACTGTTCGTAAAGTTTGTACGACAACTTACGAGCAGTCTTTTTTGTTTTTTCAGAAAATAGTAAAAATAGATTGTTTTCTTTTTTTAGCTGTGCTAGTATTTAAATTATGAAAATCATATATAAAATTAAGAATCACATATGTGATTAAAAGGGGTATTTTATGTCAGTTAAGTCAGCAGAACGTGTATTAAGGGTTTTTGAACTATTAGCTCGTCATCCAGAAGGGCTAACAGTAAAAGAAATTAGTAGCTCACTAGCTTTTCCGCAGAGTAGTACATTTAACCTCGTTACAACGCTGCACGAAGAAGGCTATGTAAATCAAGATCAGCTAAAAAGATATAAGCTTGGGCCAAAATTAATTCAAATTGGAACTGCGGCAATGGATTCTTTAGATATTTCCGCTGAAGGAAAACCATATTTAAAGAAGCTTATGGAAGATGTACAGGAAACGGTATTTATGGCTTTATTGTCGGATGGAGAGCTCATCTATGTCGTGAAAATCGATAACAATCGCTCTATTCGCACAACTGCTCAGCTTGGAAAGAGAAAACCACTATACTGTACAGGATTAGGAAAAGCATTTCTAGCGTTTTTACCGTTAGAACGGAGAAAAGAGCTGCTTCAAGGAATAGAGCTTGTACCGATTACGGACTCCACAATTACAAACAAAGAAATGTTAGAGCAAAATTTAGATTCTTTTGTGGAAAGTGGTTACTCCATTGATGATGAAGAAAATGAAGAAGGTCTATTTTGTCTAGCAGCACCTGTTTATGGAGCAAGCGGCATAATGGAAGCGGCTATTAGTGTCGCAGGACCAAAAGAAAGAATGTTAAAACATAAGAACATGATTGTAGAGAAGCTTCTTTCTACATCAAAGAAAATATCGGGGATTGCTGGATATACAGGAGAGAAAGAATAAAAAGGAGGGGTATGATGGATGTGATTAGTTTGGGGGAGACAATGGTATTGTTCAATCCCCATTCAACGGGAAAAATGAGATACTGTCAAGATTTCTCAACAAAAGTAGCAGGAGCAGAAAGTAACACATTAATTGGTCTTTCTAAGCTTGGTTACCAAACCGGCTGGATTAGTCGAGTTGGAAAAGATGAGCTAGGAGCTCGAATTTTATCTACTCTTAAGGGGGAGGGAGTCGACGTAAGTTTTGTCATCCGTGATGAAGAGTCCCCAACAGGTTTGTTTCTCAAAGAAAAAACAAATGAGAGACAGACGAAAGTATTTTATTATCGAAAAGAATCTGCTGCGAGTTTTATGAGCGAAGGAGATATCAACGAGGAGTACCTCTCTAGCGCAAAATACTTATATATTACAGGTATTACACCTGCTTTAAGTTCGTCCTGTTATGATAGCGTTTTCCATTCTATTAAAATAGCAAAAAAACATGGATTAAAAGTTGTATTTGATCCAAACTTGCGCAAAACGCTTTGGGGAGAACATGAGGCCAGAGAAACATTGATTGATGTTGCAAAAGAAGCTGATATTATCCTCCCAGGTATTAGTGAAGGAGAATTTTTATTTGGAGAACAGACTCCAGAAGAAATTTGTTCTCAATTTCATCAACTTGGAGTTGAAACAGTAGTTGTAAAACTAGGAGAAAAAGGAGCTTATTATTCTAGTGAAGGAGAGGCTTCTTACATAGAAGGTTATCCTGTTCATAAAGTAGTAGATCCAATTGGAGCTGGTGATGGATTTGCGGCAGGTTTTCTATCAGGACTCCTTGATCATGTTCCTCTACAAGAAGCTGTTAAAAGAGGATGTGCCATAGGGGCTATTGTGGTAACTGTTGAAGGAGACATTGAAGGATTACCAGATAAAGAGGAACTATACCATTTTATGAATACGATTACAAGTGAAGATGTTACAAGATAAAAAGGAGTGTAGAGGATGAATTTACTTTCCCATCTTTTAGAACATAAAATTGTAGCAATTGTCCGGGGAGCCGAATCAAAAGATGTTGTCCAAATTGCTTCAGCTTTACATGAAGGCGGAATAAAAAATATTGAAATTACGCTTAACAGCCCAAACGCACTGGAAGCCATTGAAAAAGTAGCGAAAGAGTTTAAAGGAGAAATGCTTGTTGGAGCAGGAACTGTACTAGATTCAGAAACAGCTAGAGGGGCTATCTTAGCTGGAGCTCAATTCATATTGGCACCTACTGTAAATATTGAAACGATTAAAATGACGAAGAGATATGGAGCAATAAGTATTCCAGGAGCATTTTCACCGACGGAAATCTTAACAGCTTACGAAAATGGAGCCGATATTGTAAAGGTATTCCCAGCAAGTATTGGAGCTCAATATATTAAAGATATCCGAGGGCCGCTACCGCATATTCCACTGCTTCCTACCGGAGGTGTTAATTTAGATAACATTGGGGAATTTCAAGCGGCAGGTGCAGTAGGGTTTGGAATTGGCAGTTCCCTTGTCAATACAAAAAGAGAAATAAACGCTAGTTATTTAAAAGAGCTAACAATAAAAGCTCGTCAATATGTAGAAGCTATACACTCAAACCAAAAGGAGAATGTTTAATATGAAAATTACAAGTTATGAACTCTTTCAAGTACCGCCACGCTGGTTATTTTTAAAAATTGAAACAGACGAAGGAATTGTTGGTTGGGGAGAACCGGTTATTGAAGGGAAGGCAGCGACAGTTGGAGCAGCTGTACATGAATTAATGGAATATCTTATTGGCAAAGATCCATTGAATATTGAAGATCATTGGAATGTTATGTATCGAGGTGGGTTTTACAGAGGTGGTCCTATTTTAATGAGCGCCATTGCAGGAATTGATCAAGCGTTATGGGATATTAAAGGGAAATATTATAATGCCCCTGTTTATGAGTTACTAGGTGGTAAGGCGAGAGAATCCATTAAAGTATATTCATGGATTGGGGGAGATCGTCCATCAGATGTTGGAGCAGCTGCTAAACATGTCGTCGAAAAAGGATTTACAGCCGTGAAGATGAATGGGACAGAAGAACTTCAATATGTTGATTCATATGAAAAAATTGATGCTGTAGTAGAAAGAATTGCAGCTGTAAGAGAAGCTGTAGGACCTTATGTTGGCATCGGTATTGATTTCCATGGACGTGTCCACAAACCAATGGCAAAAATTTTAGCAAAAGAGCTTGAAGTTTATCGCCCTATGTTCATTGAGGAACCTGTTTTACCTGAAAATAACGAAGCATTGCGGGAAATTGCCCATACTACAGCGATTCCAATTGCCACAGGTGAAAGGATGTTTTCAAAATGGGATTTTAAAAAGCTTCTTACAGACGGATATGTTGATATTATTCAACCTGATCTTTCTCATGCAGGAGGAATTACGGAAGGTAAAAAGATTTTATCAATGGCAGAAGCATTCGATGTTGCGGCCGCTCCTCATTGTCCATTAGGACCTATTGCATTAGCCTCTTGTCTCCAAGTAGATGCAACATGTCATAACGCATTTATTCAAGAACAAAGTTTAGGTATTCACTATAACCAAGGAAGTGACTTGT
This sequence is a window from Priestia filamentosa. Protein-coding genes within it:
- a CDS encoding sugar kinase → MDVISLGETMVLFNPHSTGKMRYCQDFSTKVAGAESNTLIGLSKLGYQTGWISRVGKDELGARILSTLKGEGVDVSFVIRDEESPTGLFLKEKTNERQTKVFYYRKESAASFMSEGDINEEYLSSAKYLYITGITPALSSSCYDSVFHSIKIAKKHGLKVVFDPNLRKTLWGEHEARETLIDVAKEADIILPGISEGEFLFGEQTPEEICSQFHQLGVETVVVKLGEKGAYYSSEGEASYIEGYPVHKVVDPIGAGDGFAAGFLSGLLDHVPLQEAVKRGCAIGAIVVTVEGDIEGLPDKEELYHFMNTITSEDVTR
- a CDS encoding bifunctional 4-hydroxy-2-oxoglutarate aldolase/2-dehydro-3-deoxy-phosphogluconate aldolase, with the translated sequence MNLLSHLLEHKIVAIVRGAESKDVVQIASALHEGGIKNIEITLNSPNALEAIEKVAKEFKGEMLVGAGTVLDSETARGAILAGAQFILAPTVNIETIKMTKRYGAISIPGAFSPTEILTAYENGADIVKVFPASIGAQYIKDIRGPLPHIPLLPTGGVNLDNIGEFQAAGAVGFGIGSSLVNTKREINASYLKELTIKARQYVEAIHSNQKENV
- a CDS encoding SDR family NAD(P)-dependent oxidoreductase, whose amino-acid sequence is MQLQLKDKLVLVTGSTAGIGKATAKAFLEEGAHVIVNGRSQEKVEAVVEELSSLGVVHGLHADLSKAEESKELIEKVNKIGALDVLINNLGFFEVKEFEDVTDEEWAEYFEVNVMSAIRLCRAFLPGMLERNSGRILNLSSEAGVKPLPQMIPYSLTKTALISLSRGLAERTKGTNVTVNSVLPGPTWTEGVANYMKGAAEAARQDLDTFVKDYFKVNEPTSLTQRYATPEEVASVIVFLSSEKAAAINGAAQRVEGGIIRSL
- a CDS encoding GerAB/ArcD/ProY family transporter: MEKAKISVIQLFALMFIFNLGTALIVSYGITAKKDAWLSILLGTGGGIFLFFIYYLLFRQYPNLLFTACIRKIVGKYIGWGLGLIYCLLFLYIAARNIRDFGDLLLSSTLPRTPLLAINLTLVLVICYIIHLGIEVIGRTGEVFIVILLLFGILANFFVLVSGDIDLQQVRPFLEHGWKPILTTTFSFTMIFPFAEMLVFMMLLPYLNRPELVKRVWVLSIISSGLVLSWTAVLNMAALGINVMERSTFPTLATIGKVNLLNFIERLDAIVVFTLLMTVFFKVSVLVYGAMIGLVDLFKLESHKPIILPIGIVVIFLSMTIASSFSEHIEEGLDMVLKYLSIPILVLLPILLLLISIIRNILKRKAN
- the dgoD gene encoding galactonate dehydratase: MKITSYELFQVPPRWLFLKIETDEGIVGWGEPVIEGKAATVGAAVHELMEYLIGKDPLNIEDHWNVMYRGGFYRGGPILMSAIAGIDQALWDIKGKYYNAPVYELLGGKARESIKVYSWIGGDRPSDVGAAAKHVVEKGFTAVKMNGTEELQYVDSYEKIDAVVERIAAVREAVGPYVGIGIDFHGRVHKPMAKILAKELEVYRPMFIEEPVLPENNEALREIAHTTAIPIATGERMFSKWDFKKLLTDGYVDIIQPDLSHAGGITEGKKILSMAEAFDVAAAPHCPLGPIALASCLQVDATCHNAFIQEQSLGIHYNQGSDLLDYIVDNKVFKYEEGYVKIPDGPGLGIEINEEHVRKMASIGHNWRNPVWRHRDGSVAEW
- a CDS encoding IclR family transcriptional regulator; this encodes MSVKSAERVLRVFELLARHPEGLTVKEISSSLAFPQSSTFNLVTTLHEEGYVNQDQLKRYKLGPKLIQIGTAAMDSLDISAEGKPYLKKLMEDVQETVFMALLSDGELIYVVKIDNNRSIRTTAQLGKRKPLYCTGLGKAFLAFLPLERRKELLQGIELVPITDSTITNKEMLEQNLDSFVESGYSIDDEENEEGLFCLAAPVYGASGIMEAAISVAGPKERMLKHKNMIVEKLLSTSKKISGIAGYTGEKE